The genomic stretch GGGGAAGCCCCGCCGGACCATTTCCGCAGAATTCGGCCACCGGCCACCTGCGGCATAGTGTCAAGGCCCGGGCTTTCCGACGGATCTATGTTGCGATGCACAGTTAATATATTAATATATCGATGGTTCCCGGCGCGGCGCAGAACGCTGGCGCAAAACGGGCGACGACTGGGGATTAAACAGTGGACGGCCATGCTTTCCGTCCCGTCCCGCCGCCGCCCCCTCGGACCGTAGAAACGGGCCGCTTGCTCGACCCGGTCAACCGGAGTGTTCAAAAATGCGTGCCAGTGGTGAAGCTTCCGGCAACGGCGCCTGTGCCGTGGTCGAGAATGTGACCTTCGACGAAATCCAGATCGGCCAGTCGGCCAGCCTTTCCCGTCAGCTCACCCTGATGGATGTGGAGCTGTTCGCCACCGTGTCGGGCAACATCAACCCGGCCCATCTCGACCCGAAATTCGCCGCCGACAGCCGGTTCCAGAAGGTGATCGGCCCCGGCATGTGGACCGGCTCGCTGATCTCCGGCGTGCTCGGCACCTATCTGCCGGGCGCCGGGTCGCTCTATGCCGGCCAGAGCCTGCAGTTCCGCCGCCCGGTCGGGCTGGGCGACATCGTCACCGCCACCGTCACCGTGATCGAGAAGCGGCCTGCCAAGAACGTCGTCGTCTTCGACTGCGTCTGCACCAACCAGGACGGCGAAGTCGTCGTGCTCGGCACCGCCGAGGTGATCGCCCCGACCCAGAAGGTCGTCCGTCCGGCACATGAGCTGCCGCAGATCCAGATGATCCGCCACGACAAGCACGACGCCCTGCTCGCCAAGTGCGACGAGCTTCCGCCGGTGGTCACCGCCGTCGCCTATCCCTGCGATGCCAGCTCCCTCCAGGGCGCCGTTGAGGCTGCCGAGGCCGGGCTGATCGAGCCGATCCTGGTCGGGCCGGAAGCGCTGATCCGCAAGGTCGCCGCGGCCGGCGGGCTCGATATCGCCCGCTACCGCATCGTCGATGCCGCCCACAGCCGCGCCGCCGCCGCCACCGCCGTGGCGCTGGCCCGCACCAGCGAGGCCGAGGCGGTGATGAAGGGCAGCCTGCACACCGACGAGCTGATGGGCGAGGTGGTGAAGAAGGAAACCGGCCTGCGCACCGCCAGCCGGATCAGCCACGTCTTCCTGATGAATGTGCCGACCTATTCCAAGACGCTGCTGATCACCGACGCGGCGATCAACATCTACCCGACACTGGAAGACAAGGTCCACATCGTCCAGAACGCCATCGGCCTCGCCAAGATCCTGGGCGTCGCCACCCCGCGCGTCGCCATCCTGTCGGCGGTCGAGACGATCAATCCGAAGATCAACACCACGCTGGAAGCCGCAGCACTCTGCAAGATGGCCGACCGCGGCCAGATCACCGGCGGCATCCTGGACGGCCCGCTGGCCTTCGACAACGCCATCTCCGCCGAAGCCGCCCGCACCAAAGGCATCGCCTCCCCGGTCGCCGGCCAGCCGGACATCCTGCTCGCCCCCGATCTGGAGGCCGGCAACATGCTGGTCAAGCAGCTGTCCTTCCTGGCCAACGCCGACCTCGCCGGCATCGTGCTGGGCGCCAAGGTGCCGGTCATCCTCACCAGCCGCGCCGACAATGTGCGGGCACGGCTCGCTTCCTGCGCCGTCGCCTCGCTGGTCGCCGCCGCTCAACGCCAGCCGAAGCTCGCGCTGGCCGCCGAATAGGACGTTTTCGTCATGGTCGCACT from Azospirillum sp. TSH100 encodes the following:
- a CDS encoding bifunctional enoyl-CoA hydratase/phosphate acetyltransferase, which gives rise to MRASGEASGNGACAVVENVTFDEIQIGQSASLSRQLTLMDVELFATVSGNINPAHLDPKFAADSRFQKVIGPGMWTGSLISGVLGTYLPGAGSLYAGQSLQFRRPVGLGDIVTATVTVIEKRPAKNVVVFDCVCTNQDGEVVVLGTAEVIAPTQKVVRPAHELPQIQMIRHDKHDALLAKCDELPPVVTAVAYPCDASSLQGAVEAAEAGLIEPILVGPEALIRKVAAAGGLDIARYRIVDAAHSRAAAATAVALARTSEAEAVMKGSLHTDELMGEVVKKETGLRTASRISHVFLMNVPTYSKTLLITDAAINIYPTLEDKVHIVQNAIGLAKILGVATPRVAILSAVETINPKINTTLEAAALCKMADRGQITGGILDGPLAFDNAISAEAARTKGIASPVAGQPDILLAPDLEAGNMLVKQLSFLANADLAGIVLGAKVPVILTSRADNVRARLASCAVASLVAAAQRQPKLALAAE